The Heyndrickxia acidicola sequence CCAGCTCATTAATGAGAGGAATATGGCGGATGGTTTTCTCTTTCATTAAAGCAAGGGCCGCCTGCACTGTATCATCTGGTTTTAAGGCAGCAACATCTCTTGTCATAATTTCTTCCACGATCATCTTGCTTCACTTCCTTTTAAAGAGAGTCAACAATTGGTCTTTGGAGAATCGTCTAGTAATCTGGGATGCTGTATGTTTAGTTTAAAAAAACACAAATTCGAAAAAACTAATACATAAATCGGTTCATAAATCGTAAACGGTCAAATCTTTCAATAGAATCACGGTCAACCTTGCTTCCAAATCGGACCATAAGGCAATTGGCAGGATGTGAGCATATTTCCGGATCATCTGTTGCGAGATATTCAAGACCTCCCGCATTCATCATTTTCTCCATGATCTTTCGATACTCCCAGACATTCAAGCCTGTGCCTTTCATGTCCCAATGCCAGTAGTATTCTGTTGTAATGGTGATATAATTTTCCATTGCCGGATCCATCATGGACAGCTTCAATAAATTTTTCCCTACCGAATTTCCTCTGAATTTTGGGATGACCTCAATGGCACCTAATTCTATTAAATTCTCCATGTTTCCCTGGGACCATCTTTCCAGAGGGTCGGGATAGAGGTATGTGACATATCCTACAATTGTATTCTGTTCTCTCGCTATAATGATTCTTCCTTCAAGCAAATCGGCGATTTCGATTAAAGCCTTGTGCTGCTTCTCGGGTGGGCGAAAAGCAACCAATCCCTCGTGAAAATCAAGAGAGGCAAGCTTGGATGCCGGAACAGGCCCTTCAATCACAATAATACCCTCTGTCGTATCTAACTCCATAGAATGATACGTTTTTGTATGTTCCATCAATACACCCCCTTTTCGTTTAAAAAATAGTCTGATCGCCTCGTTATTGGGCAAATATCACCAATGAATTTAGACAACATAATATTATTGGAAAATATTTTTATACCGATTATACTGCCTGATGAGAAGTGCAAAAAGGAGAAGAATTCTATCTGGCAACCGTATGTAAACGCTAGATGAGAACACTTTCAAACAAGAAGTAACTGCACAAACAGCAGGTCTCCAACATGCCCTATAATAGCTGATTTCTTTCTCTTATGCCTACTATCATACTACATCTTTTCAGACTTTTGGCGGAAAAAGAAGCCTATTTAGGCAAGTGGAAAAAGATTTAAAAAATTGTGAATACGTATATTTTATATTATAATAGTTTTGTAAACTCTAACAAAGGGGGACATGAAGATGAATGTGGTAGCGTTGCCAGCGGTAAAAGGGGATTACAATCTAACTAATTATGATGAAACCTATAAACATTTTGATTGGAAAGATGTTGAGAAAGAATTTACATGGTCGGAAACAGGCAAGGTGAATTTGGCCTACGAAGCAATCGACCGCCATGCTGAAGGCTTTCGAAAGAACAAGGTAGCGCTTTATTATTCTGATGATTCCCGTGATGAGAAATATACATTTAAAGATCTAAAGGAACTAACGAACAAAGCGGGAAACGTTTTGAAGGAATACGGCGGGGTAGAGAAGGGTGACAGAGTTTTCATTTTTATGCCCAGATCACCAGAGCTTTATTTTGCCCTTCTTGGTGCGGTAAAACTGGGAGCCGTTGTCGGACCGCTGTTTGAAGCATTTATGGAAGGAGCTGTTCGTGACCGTTTGGAGGACAGTGAAGCAAAAGTGCTTGTAACAACCCCGGCACTTCTTGACCGTGTTCCAGTGGACAAATTGCCAGCTTTAAAAACCATTTTTCTTGTCGGCCGCGATATAAAAGAAGATGAAAAACAGATTGATTTTCTCAAGCACCTGGCTGATGCCTCCAAACAGCTTGAGCTGGAGTGGGTGGATAGAATGGATGGACTTATCCTTCATTATACCTCTGGCTCTACAGGAAAGCCTAAAGGGGTGCTGCATGTCCATAATGCCATGATTCAGCATTATCAAACAGCTAAATGGGTATTGGACCTTAAGGAAGAGGATGTATACTGGTGTACAGCCGATCCTGGCTGGGTGACGGGAACCTCATACGGCATTTTTGCTCCGTGGCTTACAGGAACATCGAATGTGATTGTAGGGGGGCGCTTCAAGCCCGAGGATTGGTATAAAACGATTGAAAAGTTTGGCGTAACTGTATGGTATAGTGCCCCTACTGCTTTTCGCATGCTGATGGGAGCAGGTGATGAAATCATCAAGAAGCATGATTTAACATCACTTCGCCATGTCTTAAGTGTTGGAGAGCCATTGAACCCTGAGGTCATCCGCTGGGGCAAGAAGGTGTTCGGCCAAAGAATCCATGATACTTGGTGGATGACGGAAACAGGTGCACACTTAATCTGCAATTATCCTAGCATGAATATCAAGCCTGGCTCCATGGGAAAACCGATTCCAGGAGTAGAGGCTGCCATTGTAGATGATCAGGGGAATGTTCTGCCCCCTAATCGGATGGGAAACCTGGCTATTAAGAAGGGCTGGCCTTCCATGATGCAGACAATATGGAATAATGAGCCTAAATATCAGTCTTATTTCTTCCCGAATGGCTGGTATGTGTCCGGAGATTCTGCCTACATGGATGAGGACGGGTATTTTTGGTTCCAGGGACGTGTTGATGATGTCATCATGACTTCAGGAGAAAGGGTAGGGCCTTTTGAGGTAGAAAGCAAGCTTATTGAACATCCTGCGGTAGCAGAAGCAGGTGTTATTGGCAAGCCTGATCCTGTCCGCGGAGAAATTATTAAAGCGTTTGTTGCTTTAATGGATGGATACGAGGAATCGGATGAATTAAAAGAAGAAATTCGCCAGTTTGTGAAAAATGGTTTGGCAGCTCACTCTGCACCACGCGAAATAGAGTTCCGCGATAAGCTTCCAAAAACAAGAAGCGGGAAAATCATGCGACGTGTGCTAAAAGCATGGGAGCTGGACTTGCCTGCAGGTGATCTATCGACAATGGAAGACTAACTTTGACAGTCCAGTATCCTATTTAGAGAAGCATAATACTTACCGGACAAGAAAAGAGGGTGACTCAATCGCTAAATGGAGTCACCCTCTTTTACTACAGAATAAAAAAGGTAGATGGATTTTTCTATTTAGTTTTAGTGAACCGAA is a genomic window containing:
- the acsA gene encoding acetate--CoA ligase, with translation MNVVALPAVKGDYNLTNYDETYKHFDWKDVEKEFTWSETGKVNLAYEAIDRHAEGFRKNKVALYYSDDSRDEKYTFKDLKELTNKAGNVLKEYGGVEKGDRVFIFMPRSPELYFALLGAVKLGAVVGPLFEAFMEGAVRDRLEDSEAKVLVTTPALLDRVPVDKLPALKTIFLVGRDIKEDEKQIDFLKHLADASKQLELEWVDRMDGLILHYTSGSTGKPKGVLHVHNAMIQHYQTAKWVLDLKEEDVYWCTADPGWVTGTSYGIFAPWLTGTSNVIVGGRFKPEDWYKTIEKFGVTVWYSAPTAFRMLMGAGDEIIKKHDLTSLRHVLSVGEPLNPEVIRWGKKVFGQRIHDTWWMTETGAHLICNYPSMNIKPGSMGKPIPGVEAAIVDDQGNVLPPNRMGNLAIKKGWPSMMQTIWNNEPKYQSYFFPNGWYVSGDSAYMDEDGYFWFQGRVDDVIMTSGERVGPFEVESKLIEHPAVAEAGVIGKPDPVRGEIIKAFVALMDGYEESDELKEEIRQFVKNGLAAHSAPREIEFRDKLPKTRSGKIMRRVLKAWELDLPAGDLSTMED
- a CDS encoding GNAT family N-acetyltransferase, which gives rise to MEHTKTYHSMELDTTEGIIVIEGPVPASKLASLDFHEGLVAFRPPEKQHKALIEIADLLEGRIIIAREQNTIVGYVTYLYPDPLERWSQGNMENLIELGAIEVIPKFRGNSVGKNLLKLSMMDPAMENYITITTEYYWHWDMKGTGLNVWEYRKIMEKMMNAGGLEYLATDDPEICSHPANCLMVRFGSKVDRDSIERFDRLRFMNRFMY